One window of the Zea mays cultivar B73 chromosome 3, Zm-B73-REFERENCE-NAM-5.0, whole genome shotgun sequence genome contains the following:
- the LOC103649668 gene encoding protein FAR1-RELATED SEQUENCE 4-like — protein sequence MYDKPLGMFVGSNHHLQCTIFGFALLGDETVDTFEWVFNTFKTCMRCDGPRVMLTDQDPAMPIALGRVFPNTIHRLCLWHVQNRYMPHLNELYARFEDMDFKTRFQSIIHHPLNEMEFEAAWQMMLDDFHLHENNTLARLYDIRKDWVPAFFKGDYCGLMVSTQRSESMNKLVKSAHVDANTPLHQFAKQMMKLLHSRKMKEAKEALGCMGQKDTTTLYMFEIRVARAYTRAVMTRFQETVKYATAYRIDRDTEGEEHDWVVKHTTRSNKIVWGQHQFKIRADVDAGKYSCECKHWEHTGLFCVHLVRAFMHLQIERIPSEYILQRYTYSAHQDVAFSRDDRNLKGKDGETRSYRQKMLLKKAMKVVHHASMSKAGNDKALEMMDELLGLLMRVEPDIGTGESCGTSVCDDIQVEAYETEEMAIDNLRKLDDGNEEILMGSNTNECNTKDDQCNMQILTLEHNTDIRLVESSSMDVEARKKLEFHMEGVNLTRPDKAKPKGRTIKSSEQQVLKLGAKGAKKMSRKCQKCGIADGHNSRTCLTVEDNRVRLANLSGRKRGRPPGSRNKLIAAAPQWNETSTSKKRTVDVGDDDSSGRE from the exons ATGTATGATAAGCCATTAGGCATGTTTGTTGGTTCGAACCACCACCTACAATGCACAATATTTGGGTTTGCTTTACTAGGAGACGAGACAGTTGATACATTCGAGTGGGTATTCAATACGTTCAAAACATGCATGAGATGTGACGGACcacgagtgatgctgacag atcaaGACCCTGCCATGCCAATTGCACTTGGCAGAGTATTCCCAAACACAATACATCGATTGTGTTTGTGGCATGTGCAAAACAGGTATATGCCCCACTTGAATGAATTATATGCAAGATTTGAGGACATGGATTTCAAAAcaaggttccaatctataatacatcatccattGAATGAAATGGAGTTCGAGGCAGCCTGGCAAATGATGCTTGATGATTTCCATCTACACGAGAACAACACCCTTGCCAGATTATATGACATACGCAAAGATTGGGTACCTGCATTTTTCAAAGGAGATTATTGTGGTCTTATGGTCTCTACACAACGAAGCGAGAGCATGAACAAGTTGGTGAAGAGTGCCCACGTGGATGCAAACACACCGCTTCATCAATTTGCAAAGCAAATGATGAAGCTACTGCATAGTAGGAAGATGAAAGAGGCCAAAGAGGCACTAGGATGCATG GGTCAAAAGGATACAACTACATTGTATATGTTTGAAATAAGAGTAGCAAGGGCATACACTAGAGCTGTGATGACAAGGTTTCAGGAGACAGTAAAATATGCAACTGCATACCGAATAGACCGTGATACAGAGGGTGAGGAACATGATTGGGTGGTGAAACATACTACAAGATCAAATAAAATTGTTTGGGGTCAACACCAATTCAAGATAAGGGCTGATGTGGATGCCGGAAAGTATTCATGTGAGTGCAAGCATTGGGAGCATACAG GTCTATTTTGTGTTCATCTTGTACGCGCTTTCATGCATCTACAAATTGAAAGGATCCCAAGTGAGTATATTTTGCAACGATACACATACTCCGCGCATCAAGATGTGGCTTTTTCAAGAGACGATAGGAATTTGAAAGGAAAAGATGGAGAAACTAGATCATatagacagaagatgttgcttaaaaaAGCAATGAAAGTAGTACACCATGCGAGTATGTCTAAAGCTGGGAATGATAAAGCCCTAGAGATGATGGACGAATTATTAGGGTTATTGATGCGTGTGGAGCCTGATATAGGTACTGGTGAGAGTTGTGGCACAAGTGTTTGCGATGACATCCAG GTCGAAGCGTATGAAACAGAAGAAATGGCTATAGACAACTTACGCAAATTAGATGATGGGAACGAG GAAATTTTAATGGGCTCTAATACAAATGAATGCAATACTAAGGATGATCAATGTAATATGCAGATATTAACATTGGAACATAACACTGACATTCGGCTGGTTGAGAGTAGTTCTATGGATGTGGAAGCTAGAAAG AAACTGGAATTTCATATGGAAGGTGTAAACTTGACGAGACCAGATAAGGCCAAGCCTAAGGGAAGAACAATCAAAAGTAGTGAGCAACAAGTTTTAAAATTGGGTGCGAAAGGAGCTAAGAAGATGAGCAGGAAATGCCAGAAATGTGGCATAGCTGATGGTCACAACAGCCGTACGTGTTTAACTGTCGAGGATAATAGGGTTCGATTGGCTAACCTATCTGGACGTAAGCGAGGACGGCCTCCTGGTTCAAGGAACAAACTCATAGCTGCAGCCCCGCAATGGAATGAGACATCAACGTCGAAAAAACGAACGGTGGATGTCGGAGATGATGATTCATCTGGTAGAGAGTAA
- the LOC103651746 gene encoding uncharacterized protein, with protein sequence MPTNTNVTPKATPHMDPDAPIFDATPQIKSTGGVQQVAETDLPDSGPCFDQTPSEHVYVETDPATNTPQVGQASLDSEMQTVLALREYLCGLQSDTGRTIIDYGEYSATCSDIYESFADGKCLDNGFMQCFIQCVIHDAKNQQTSMSSNSLVLDVNVGSILNFEEQERHSRNPQPFDESVLHTLLDNSLPETDELDQYKAVTILFHNPNTIPFKCNISHCYAFVSYPVNFMLFLHGQIMVPMVSRGHWTLYVVNKVKKCIHILDSNPYGPTLGGTTWKDYHFAHLGSGGRKLPWAKVIMSRLNKAIQHVRPSSCFPKFGNFTIDLCQNCPNMVAGSNDCGFYVMGYILFYQCDEGSLRSDIEAGNTSEIRSLALHYITFHSKNKALSLLQDIQRFKV encoded by the exons ATGCCGACCAATACAAACGTCACTCCTAAAGCAACACCACACATGGATCCTGACGCGCCGATATTTGATGCGACACCGCAAATCAAG TCTACTGGCGGCGTACAACAAGTGGCAGAAACAGACTTGCCTGACAGTGGTCCATGCtttgatcagactccatctgaACAT GTTTATGTTGAAACCGATCCAGCTACAAACACTCCACAGGTTGGCCAGGCTTCTCTTGATTCGGAGATGCAAACTGTGTTAGCTCTACGCGAATATTTGTGTGGTCTGCAATCTGACACCGGCAG GACCATAATAGATTATGGTGAATATTCAGCGACATGTTCTGACATATATGAATCTTTTGCCGATGGGAAGTGTCTCGACAATGGATTCATGCAGTGTTTCATCCAATGTGTTATTCATGATGCAAAAAATCAGCAGACTTCCATGAGTTCAAACAGTTTGGTTCTTGATGTTAATGTTGGG TCAATACTCAACTTTGAGGAACAGGAACGACACAGTCGCAATCCTCAACCTTTTGATGAATCTGTACTCCACACACTTCTAGACAATTCATTGCCTGAGACAGATGAGTTGGACCAATACAAAGCGGTAACAATCCTATTTCATAATCCAAACACAATTCCTTTTAAATGTAACATATCACATTGTTATGCTTTTGTAAGTTACCCTGTTAATTTTATGCTTTTTTTACACGGTCAGATCATGGTCCCCATGGTAAGCAGGGGGCATTGGACATTGTATGTTGTCAACAAGGTCAAGAAGTGCATTCATATTTTAGATTCCAACCCATATGGACCAACACTTGGTGGAACTACATGGAAGGACTATCATTTTGCACATTTGGGCTCAGGTGGCAGAAAGTTACCCTGGGCTAAGGTTATTATGAGCAGATTAAACAAAGCAATACAACATGTGCGGCCCAGTTCATGTTTTCCCAAGTTTGGTAACTTCACAATTGACTTGTGCCAAAATTGTCCTAACATGGTAGCTGGATCAAATGACTGTGGTTTTTATGTCATGGGTTACATTCTATTTTATCAATGCGACGAAGGATCTTTGCGGTCAGACATAGAAgca GGCAACACCAGTGAGATACGGTCTCTTGCGCTGCATTACATCACATTCCACTCGAAGAACAAAGCATTATCGCTGCTCCAAGACATCCAAAGATTCAAGGTCTAA